A genome region from Ralstonia solanacearum K60 includes the following:
- a CDS encoding MurR/RpiR family transcriptional regulator, with product MARQRKSKTEPSTDGTMPIATATPASEVDALLVRIRQTFDSLSKQHKVIARYIEQHRDQLALDGIQDVARNCDVQPSAVVRFAKQFGFSGYSEMQRLFRNVIVQQIAPAKNYQDRIRDVIQTGGSTLSSVEIAQEFLAGSIAGMQDLQRHLDAGAFGRAIDLLSETASIWIAGARRSFSVAAYLDYALQHTDKRVQLVSGLGGMQSGHVRSVREGDVLVAISFAPYAEETLSVAHAARERGARIIAITDSSMSPLARLSDVALLVQDHSTFGFRAHTSTMGLAQSLFIALAYRLELAYEPLHNTS from the coding sequence ATGGCACGACAGCGGAAATCCAAAACCGAACCCTCCACCGACGGCACCATGCCCATCGCCACCGCCACGCCCGCCTCCGAGGTCGACGCCCTGCTCGTGCGCATCCGGCAGACCTTCGACAGCCTGAGCAAGCAGCACAAGGTCATCGCGCGCTATATCGAACAGCACCGCGACCAGCTCGCGCTCGACGGCATCCAGGACGTGGCGCGCAACTGCGATGTGCAGCCCTCGGCGGTGGTGCGCTTCGCCAAGCAGTTCGGCTTCTCCGGCTACAGCGAAATGCAGCGCCTGTTCCGCAACGTGATCGTCCAGCAGATCGCGCCGGCCAAGAACTACCAGGACCGCATCCGCGACGTGATCCAGACCGGCGGCAGCACGCTGTCCTCCGTCGAGATCGCCCAGGAGTTCCTGGCCGGCAGCATCGCCGGCATGCAAGACCTGCAGCGCCACCTGGACGCCGGCGCCTTCGGCCGCGCGATCGATCTGCTGAGCGAGACCGCATCGATCTGGATCGCCGGCGCGCGCCGCTCGTTCTCGGTGGCGGCCTATCTCGACTACGCCCTGCAGCACACCGACAAGCGCGTGCAGCTCGTCAGCGGCCTGGGCGGCATGCAGTCGGGCCACGTGCGCTCGGTGCGCGAGGGCGACGTGCTGGTGGCGATCTCCTTCGCGCCCTATGCGGAAGAGACGCTGTCCGTCGCGCACGCCGCGCGCGAACGCGGCGCCCGCATCATCGCCATCACCGACAGCAGCATGAGCCCGCTGGCCCGGCTGTCGGACGTGGCCCTGCTGGTGCAGGACCACAGCACCTTCGGCTTCCGCGCCCACACCAGCACCATGGGGCTGGCGCAGAGCCTGTTCATCGCGCTGGCGTACCGGCTGGAGCTGGCCTACGAGCCCCTGCACAACACCTCGTGA
- the rpiA gene encoding ribose-5-phosphate isomerase RpiA produces MTQDELKALVAQAAADYVLANVPEGAVLGVGTGSTANLFIDAMAPHKARFAGAVSSSEASTRRLQGHGFAVLDLNEVDTIPVYVDGADEIDDTGAMIKGGGGALTREKIVASVAGQFVCIADGSKLVDVLGAFPLPVEVVPMARAAVARQLAALGGQPRLRMTKEGQIYQTDNGNVILDVVGLRIGEPKTLEAQINDIPGVVTVGLFAKRGANVLLLGTGTGVQRRDF; encoded by the coding sequence ATGACGCAGGACGAACTGAAGGCACTGGTGGCGCAGGCCGCCGCAGACTACGTATTGGCCAACGTGCCCGAGGGCGCCGTGCTGGGGGTCGGCACCGGTTCGACCGCCAACCTGTTCATCGACGCGATGGCGCCGCACAAGGCGCGCTTCGCCGGCGCGGTATCGAGTTCGGAGGCATCGACGCGCCGCCTGCAGGGCCATGGCTTTGCGGTGCTCGACCTCAACGAGGTCGATACGATTCCGGTCTACGTGGACGGCGCCGACGAGATCGACGACACCGGTGCCATGATCAAGGGCGGCGGCGGGGCACTGACGCGCGAGAAGATCGTCGCCTCGGTGGCCGGGCAGTTCGTCTGCATCGCCGATGGCAGCAAGCTGGTCGATGTGCTCGGTGCGTTTCCGCTGCCGGTGGAAGTGGTACCGATGGCACGCGCCGCCGTGGCGCGCCAGCTGGCGGCGCTGGGCGGCCAGCCGCGCCTGCGCATGACCAAGGAAGGCCAGATCTACCAGACCGACAACGGCAATGTGATCCTGGATGTGGTCGGCTTGCGGATCGGCGAGCCGAAGACGCTGGAAGCGCAGATCAACGACATTCCCGGCGTGGTGACGGTGGGCCTGTTCGCCAAGCGCGGCGCCAATGTGCTGCTGCTGGGGACCGGGACGGGCGTGCAGCGCCGCGATTTCTGA
- the tal gene encoding transaldolase, with the protein MNQLDQLKQFTTVVADTGDFQAMRAYAPHDATTNPSLILKAVQKAEYRPLLERAVRDARSDSVEDIIDAVLVAFGCEILSIIPGRVSTEVDARLSFDTAATVAKARHLISLYEARGVPRERVLIKIASTWEGIRAADQLRAEGIRCNMTLLFSLIQAVACAEAGVQLISPFVGRIYDWYKKDAGAAWDPVAQGGANDPGVQSVLRIYNYYKRFGYTTEVMGASFRNTSQIVELAGCDLLTISPELLAQLQQSDTPVERKLSPEHAQATNLVRLPADEAAFRWHLNADAMGTEKLAEGIRLFAADAVKLERLIEPLRAAA; encoded by the coding sequence ATGAATCAGCTCGATCAACTCAAGCAGTTCACCACCGTCGTCGCCGACACCGGCGACTTCCAGGCCATGCGCGCCTACGCGCCGCACGACGCGACCACCAACCCGTCGCTGATCCTGAAGGCCGTGCAGAAGGCCGAGTACCGCCCGCTGCTGGAACGGGCCGTGCGCGATGCACGCAGCGACAGCGTGGAGGACATCATCGACGCCGTGCTGGTCGCATTCGGCTGCGAGATCCTGTCGATCATCCCGGGCCGCGTCTCGACCGAGGTGGACGCGCGCCTGTCGTTCGACACCGCGGCCACGGTGGCCAAGGCCAGGCACCTGATCTCGCTGTACGAGGCGCGCGGCGTGCCGCGCGAGCGCGTGCTGATCAAGATCGCGTCCACCTGGGAAGGCATCCGCGCGGCCGACCAGCTGCGCGCCGAAGGCATCCGCTGCAACATGACGCTGCTGTTCTCGCTGATCCAGGCCGTGGCCTGCGCGGAAGCCGGCGTGCAGCTGATCTCGCCCTTCGTCGGCCGCATCTACGACTGGTACAAGAAAGACGCCGGCGCCGCGTGGGATCCGGTCGCGCAAGGCGGCGCCAACGACCCCGGCGTGCAGTCGGTGCTGCGCATCTACAACTACTACAAGCGCTTCGGCTACACCACCGAAGTGATGGGCGCGAGCTTCCGCAACACCTCGCAGATCGTCGAGCTGGCCGGCTGCGACCTGCTGACCATCAGCCCCGAGCTGCTCGCCCAACTGCAGCAGTCCGACACACCGGTCGAGCGCAAGCTGTCGCCGGAGCACGCGCAAGCCACCAACCTCGTCCGCCTGCCCGCCGACGAGGCCGCATTCCGTTGGCACCTGAATGCCGACGCGATGGGCACCGAAAAGCTGGCCGAAGGCATCCGCCTCTTCGCGGCGGATGCGGTCAAGCTGGAAAGGCTGATCGAGCCGCTGCGCGCGGCCGCTTGA
- a CDS encoding Gfo/Idh/MocA family oxidoreductase, with amino-acid sequence MPQARTPLRIGIAGLGRLGRRHAENLAHRTPGAVLAAACSPIEAEREHARATLGVEAVYADYDALLAHPGLDAVVLVTPTSLHADQAIAALRADKHVFVEKPLALDVADCERVEAVAARHPSCVAMVGFVRRFDPSYANAFEAIRRGQLGRPFLVRSQTCDAHDPSGFFVRFAPTSGGIFMDCSVHDIDLARWMLGGARATRAFATGTIALHPDLAPLGDVDNGLAIVEFEGGARAVFYASRTFAHGHEPQTEVIGTRGKLIVGQGAWRDRVELSDADGTHRHTVGDFFERFEQAFQLEMAAFVAACRGERPAPLTLADATEATRIGQAITASLRSGQPEPIAAPAVGQRTPLAEPA; translated from the coding sequence ATGCCGCAAGCACGCACGCCCCTTCGCATCGGCATTGCCGGCCTCGGCCGCCTGGGCCGGCGCCATGCCGAGAACCTCGCCCACCGCACGCCCGGCGCCGTGCTGGCAGCCGCCTGCAGCCCGATCGAGGCCGAACGCGAGCACGCCCGCGCCACGCTGGGCGTGGAGGCCGTGTATGCCGACTACGACGCGCTGCTGGCGCATCCGGGGCTGGACGCCGTGGTGCTGGTCACGCCCACCTCGCTGCACGCCGACCAGGCCATCGCGGCACTGCGCGCCGACAAGCATGTCTTCGTTGAAAAACCGCTCGCGCTGGACGTGGCCGACTGCGAGCGCGTCGAAGCGGTGGCCGCGCGGCATCCGTCGTGCGTGGCAATGGTCGGCTTCGTGCGCCGCTTCGACCCGAGCTACGCCAACGCCTTCGAGGCCATCCGCCGCGGCCAGTTGGGCCGGCCCTTCCTGGTGCGCTCGCAGACCTGCGACGCGCACGATCCCAGCGGCTTCTTCGTGCGCTTCGCGCCCACCTCGGGCGGCATCTTCATGGACTGCAGCGTGCACGACATCGACCTCGCCCGCTGGATGCTGGGCGGCGCGCGGGCCACGCGGGCCTTCGCCACCGGTACCATCGCGCTGCACCCCGACCTGGCCCCGCTGGGCGACGTCGACAACGGCCTGGCCATCGTCGAATTCGAGGGCGGTGCGCGGGCCGTGTTCTACGCGTCGCGCACCTTCGCCCATGGTCACGAACCGCAGACCGAGGTGATCGGCACGCGCGGCAAGCTCATCGTCGGCCAGGGCGCCTGGCGCGACCGCGTCGAACTCAGCGACGCCGACGGCACGCACCGCCACACCGTGGGCGATTTCTTCGAGCGCTTCGAGCAGGCCTTCCAACTGGAGATGGCCGCCTTCGTCGCCGCCTGCCGCGGCGAACGCCCGGCCCCGCTGACGCTGGCCGACGCCACCGAAGCCACCCGCATCGGCCAGGCCATCACCGCCTCCCTGCGCTCGGGGCAGCCGGAGCCGATCGCCGCGCCGGCCGTGGGGCAGCGCACGCCACTTGCCGAACCGGCCTGA
- a CDS encoding NAD(P)/FAD-dependent oxidoreductase produces MHPADRPAMVIVGAGHVGGRAALALREAGWQGPIALIGEEPHAPYERPPLSKGVLTGAQSAHDCRIGPPDIYAAQAIDTRLHSRVERIDRAAHTVVLADGRRLAYARLLLATGGQARALAMPGAQWRGVQPLRTLDDAQRLREQLRPGARVVVIGGGFIGLEVAASARALGCAVCVVERGPRLLGRAVPAALAERVDALHRRHGVEIRLAATPVALHAVPGTDAVGAVELAGGERLPCDTVVVGIGIVPNVALAQAAGLAVDNGIVVDATLRTADAAIYAAGDVCAFPAVLSGRSMRQETWRNAEDQARTAAANMLGAGLRFDALPSFWSDQYDHTLQVCGEPAWAARTVSRALGAGATLDFHLHADGRLVGASGFGQGEAVARDLKLARLLIEQGARPDPGRLADPACKLKALLSRAPQPATELEAAP; encoded by the coding sequence ATGCACCCAGCAGACAGGCCGGCGATGGTCATCGTCGGTGCCGGGCACGTGGGCGGCCGCGCGGCACTGGCCTTGCGCGAGGCCGGCTGGCAAGGGCCCATCGCGCTTATCGGCGAAGAGCCCCACGCACCGTACGAGCGTCCGCCGCTTTCCAAGGGCGTGCTGACCGGCGCGCAGTCGGCGCACGACTGCCGGATCGGCCCGCCGGACATCTACGCGGCGCAGGCGATCGACACACGGCTGCACAGCCGCGTGGAACGCATCGACCGCGCGGCGCATACCGTGGTGCTGGCCGATGGCCGCCGTCTCGCGTATGCGCGGCTGTTGCTGGCCACCGGCGGGCAGGCCCGCGCGCTGGCTATGCCCGGTGCGCAGTGGCGCGGCGTGCAGCCGTTGCGCACGCTCGACGATGCGCAGCGCCTGCGGGAGCAACTGCGGCCCGGCGCGCGCGTGGTGGTGATCGGCGGCGGCTTCATCGGGCTGGAGGTGGCTGCCTCGGCGCGTGCACTCGGCTGCGCGGTGTGCGTGGTGGAGCGCGGCCCGAGGCTGCTCGGACGTGCCGTGCCGGCAGCCCTGGCCGAGCGGGTCGACGCGCTGCACAGGCGGCACGGCGTCGAGATCCGGCTGGCCGCCACGCCGGTCGCGCTGCATGCGGTACCGGGCACCGACGCGGTCGGCGCGGTCGAGCTGGCCGGCGGCGAGCGGTTGCCGTGCGACACCGTGGTGGTCGGCATCGGCATCGTGCCGAACGTTGCGCTGGCGCAGGCGGCCGGGCTGGCGGTGGACAATGGCATCGTGGTCGACGCGACCCTGCGCACCGCGGATGCGGCCATCTATGCGGCAGGCGATGTGTGCGCATTTCCCGCTGTGCTGTCGGGGCGGTCGATGCGCCAGGAGACGTGGCGCAATGCCGAAGACCAGGCGCGCACGGCGGCCGCCAACATGCTCGGCGCGGGCCTGCGCTTCGATGCGCTGCCGTCGTTCTGGTCCGATCAGTACGACCACACGCTGCAGGTCTGCGGCGAGCCGGCATGGGCCGCGCGGACCGTGTCCCGCGCGCTGGGTGCCGGGGCGACGCTGGATTTCCATCTGCATGCCGACGGCCGCCTGGTCGGCGCCAGCGGTTTCGGCCAGGGCGAAGCCGTGGCGCGCGACCTCAAGCTGGCGCGCCTGCTGATCGAGCAGGGCGCGCGGCCCGATCCCGGGCGGCTGGCCGATCCGGCGTGCAAGCTGAAGGCGTTGCTGTCGCGCGCGCCGCAGCCCGCCACCGAACTGGAGGCCGCGCCATGA
- a CDS encoding SIR2 family NAD-dependent protein deacylase: MDALPTAASDAAALAQARAWLEAAGRVMVLTGAGVSAESGVPTFRDALTGLWARFNPEDLATEAAYRAHPAVVWDWYQERRERVSQVQPNPAHLAIAALAGRKTVMLVTQNVDGLHQRAGSEGVIELHGNLFADKWLGGCGKCDVATAEPGRPPRCTACGAMLRPGVVWFGERLPVVANYRAEEAANTCDVCLVVGTSGMVYPAAGLPGLAKDHGARVIVVNPEPSVLDETADLVIHQPAGVCLPAMLAA, translated from the coding sequence ATGGACGCGTTGCCGACGGCCGCATCCGACGCGGCCGCCCTGGCTCAGGCGCGCGCCTGGCTCGAGGCGGCCGGACGCGTCATGGTGCTGACCGGCGCCGGCGTGTCGGCCGAGTCCGGCGTGCCGACCTTCCGCGATGCGCTGACCGGCCTGTGGGCCCGCTTCAATCCTGAAGACCTGGCGACCGAAGCCGCGTACCGAGCGCATCCGGCCGTGGTGTGGGACTGGTACCAGGAGCGCCGCGAGCGGGTGTCGCAGGTGCAGCCGAATCCGGCGCATCTGGCGATTGCCGCGCTGGCCGGGCGCAAGACGGTGATGCTCGTTACGCAGAATGTCGACGGTCTGCACCAGCGGGCCGGCAGCGAGGGGGTGATCGAGCTGCACGGCAATTTATTTGCCGACAAGTGGCTGGGCGGCTGCGGCAAGTGCGATGTCGCCACGGCCGAGCCCGGCCGCCCGCCACGCTGCACGGCTTGCGGCGCGATGCTGCGGCCGGGCGTGGTGTGGTTCGGCGAGCGGCTGCCGGTGGTGGCGAACTACCGCGCGGAAGAGGCGGCCAACACGTGCGACGTCTGCCTGGTGGTGGGGACCTCGGGCATGGTGTATCCGGCGGCCGGACTGCCGGGCCTGGCGAAGGACCACGGCGCGCGCGTCATCGTCGTCAATCCGGAGCCGAGCGTGCTGGACGAGACGGCCGACCTCGTCATCCACCAGCCGGCGGGCGTGTGCCTGCCCGCCATGCTGGCGGCGTAG
- a CDS encoding methyl-accepting chemotaxis protein yields the protein MKLAIKLPLAFAAALLLMFAGAIYGIVSLNGSITEYNTTVQARVADERAVTAMLVNFKTQVQEWKDTLLRGKAQAMRDKHWAAFGQREQDVAGQARALQASLPPGKSRELVSQFATAHATMGQGYRKGYEAFVAAAFDPTVGDQVVTGVDREPVRLLDEAAREIAAESVAVSTGVAQRAHTALVISVVLMLAAFGLGLAGAFLFSRSITRPLSRAVEVARAVSQGDLSSRFEARGSDEIAQLLIALKDMQHSLAQVVGEVRRNAEGVASASSQIASGNLNLSSRTEEQAASLEETSANMGELTTTVRRNSESAVQASTLAGHASETAARGGKVMSDVVETMQGISESSAKVGEIIGVIDSIAFQTNILALNAAVEAARAGEQGRGFAVVAGEVRTLAQRSASAAKEIKGLIGQSSERVEAGARLVQEAGGIIDEIVTSVQRVTQIVTEISSASAEQSTGIEQVNIAVGQIEEVTQQNAALVEEASAAAQQMADQADALRRAVAIFRVDGAGV from the coding sequence ATGAAACTTGCGATCAAGCTTCCCCTGGCCTTTGCCGCAGCATTGCTGCTGATGTTTGCCGGGGCGATCTACGGCATTGTGTCCCTCAACGGGTCGATCACCGAATACAACACCACGGTCCAGGCACGCGTGGCCGACGAGCGCGCGGTGACCGCCATGCTGGTCAACTTCAAGACCCAGGTGCAGGAGTGGAAAGACACCCTGCTGCGCGGCAAGGCCCAAGCCATGCGCGACAAGCACTGGGCCGCTTTCGGCCAGCGCGAGCAGGATGTGGCCGGGCAGGCCCGCGCGCTGCAAGCCTCGCTGCCGCCGGGCAAGAGCCGCGAGCTGGTCAGCCAGTTCGCGACCGCCCACGCAACGATGGGGCAGGGCTACCGCAAGGGCTACGAGGCCTTCGTGGCGGCGGCGTTCGACCCGACGGTGGGCGACCAGGTGGTGACGGGCGTGGATCGCGAGCCGGTGCGGCTGCTCGATGAGGCGGCGCGCGAGATCGCGGCGGAGAGCGTCGCGGTGTCCACCGGCGTGGCACAGCGGGCGCATACGGCGCTGGTGATCAGCGTGGTGCTGATGCTGGCGGCGTTCGGGCTGGGGCTGGCCGGCGCGTTCCTGTTCAGCCGCTCGATCACGCGGCCGCTGTCGCGCGCGGTCGAGGTGGCGCGCGCGGTATCGCAGGGCGACCTGTCGAGCCGGTTCGAGGCGCGCGGCTCCGACGAGATCGCGCAGTTGCTGATCGCCCTCAAGGACATGCAGCACAGCCTGGCCCAGGTGGTGGGCGAGGTGCGGCGCAATGCCGAAGGCGTGGCCTCGGCCAGTTCGCAGATTGCCTCGGGCAACCTGAACCTGTCGTCGCGCACCGAGGAGCAGGCGGCTTCGCTGGAGGAAACCTCCGCCAACATGGGTGAGCTGACCACGACCGTGCGCCGCAATTCCGAGAGCGCGGTGCAGGCGTCCACGCTGGCCGGCCACGCCTCCGAGACGGCGGCGCGCGGCGGCAAGGTGATGAGCGACGTGGTCGAGACCATGCAGGGCATTTCGGAGAGCTCGGCCAAGGTGGGCGAGATCATCGGCGTGATCGACAGTATTGCGTTCCAGACCAACATCCTCGCGCTCAACGCGGCCGTCGAAGCCGCCCGGGCCGGCGAGCAGGGGCGCGGGTTTGCCGTGGTGGCGGGCGAGGTGCGCACGCTGGCGCAGCGCAGTGCCTCGGCGGCCAAGGAGATCAAGGGCCTGATCGGCCAGTCGAGCGAGCGGGTGGAAGCCGGCGCGCGGCTGGTGCAGGAGGCCGGCGGCATCATCGACGAGATCGTCACCTCGGTGCAGCGCGTGACGCAGATCGTGACGGAAATCTCGTCGGCCTCGGCCGAGCAGAGCACCGGCATCGAGCAGGTGAACATCGCCGTCGGCCAGATCGAGGAAGTGACGCAGCAGAATGCCGCGCTGGTGGAAGAGGCCTCGGCCGCCGCCCAGCAGATGGCGGACCAGGCCGATGCGCTGCGCCGCGCGGTGGCGATCTTCCGGGTGGATGGCGCAGGCGTGTAG
- a CDS encoding sugar phosphate isomerase/epimerase family protein, giving the protein MTATLPIGINLDGVLVHDGLPTPDMATRFAMVAEAGVFDYVERNPEPGEDLAPYRALCDRHGLPMRVMGGSFIAGHDDDRAARGIAQAVGFGARAFNCQLFARHADGHALSDAEVVAFYLRLLELGARGGVPCLPCLEVHVDMWSEDVRRVARVAHALEREGVAPALTLDVSHLIYKIDNPPELAAVGLADDVACGALVLDPASPRAVFRQWLERGWVRHAHARSASPNGLPNPWMALAPGVPGRGIQYPFVAPPPGTYHAAWHPERLAPWKAAMHHLLDWRATHPEAPGQVSCEFIPFPDYGGGARYSILDNNIACARWLRQAWTERCAGSAPVSQPAFQGIAS; this is encoded by the coding sequence ATGACCGCCACCCTGCCGATCGGCATCAACCTGGATGGCGTGCTGGTCCACGACGGCCTGCCGACGCCCGACATGGCCACGCGCTTCGCCATGGTGGCCGAGGCCGGCGTGTTCGACTACGTGGAGCGCAACCCCGAGCCCGGCGAAGACCTGGCACCCTACCGGGCGCTGTGTGACCGCCATGGCCTGCCGATGCGCGTGATGGGCGGCAGCTTCATCGCCGGACACGATGACGACCGGGCCGCGCGCGGCATCGCGCAGGCCGTCGGGTTCGGTGCGCGCGCGTTCAATTGCCAACTGTTCGCCCGCCATGCGGACGGGCATGCGCTGTCCGATGCGGAGGTCGTGGCGTTCTACCTGCGGCTGCTTGAGCTGGGTGCGCGCGGCGGTGTTCCGTGCCTGCCCTGCCTCGAAGTCCACGTCGACATGTGGAGCGAGGATGTGCGCCGTGTCGCCCGTGTGGCGCATGCATTGGAGCGCGAGGGTGTCGCGCCGGCGCTGACGCTGGACGTGTCCCACCTGATCTACAAGATCGACAATCCGCCCGAACTGGCCGCGGTGGGGCTGGCCGACGACGTGGCCTGCGGGGCGCTGGTGCTCGACCCGGCATCGCCGCGGGCGGTTTTCAGGCAATGGCTCGAGCGCGGCTGGGTGCGCCATGCGCATGCCCGCAGCGCCAGCCCCAATGGCCTGCCCAATCCGTGGATGGCGCTGGCGCCGGGCGTGCCCGGACGGGGCATCCAGTATCCCTTCGTGGCGCCACCGCCGGGGACGTATCACGCGGCCTGGCACCCCGAACGGCTCGCGCCATGGAAAGCCGCGATGCACCACCTGCTCGACTGGCGCGCGACGCATCCCGAGGCACCCGGCCAGGTCAGTTGCGAGTTCATTCCGTTTCCCGACTACGGCGGCGGGGCGCGCTACTCGATCCTGGACAACAACATCGCTTGCGCGCGCTGGCTGCGGCAGGCATGGACGGAGCGCTGCGCCGGCAGCGCGCCGGTTTCCCAACCCGCTTTTCAGGGCATCGCATCATGA
- a CDS encoding NCS1 family nucleobase:cation symporter-1 translates to MKPTAQAADAQLGAAHGSSLYNDDLAPTGVAQRTWKWYHFVALWVGMVMNIASYMLAAGLTEQGMSPWQAVLTVLLGNAIVLVPMLLIGHAGAKHGIPYAVLVRTSFGTQGAKLPALLRAIVACGWYGIQTWLGGSAIYTLANILTGNALQGAPLPLLDISIGQLACFLLFWALQLYFIVHGTDSIRWLESWSAPIKIVMCIALVWWATSRAGGVGSMLSAPSQFAAGGKKAGLFWATFWPSLTAMVGFWATLALNIPDFTRFARSQRDQVVGQSIGLPVPMALLSVISVVVTSATVVIYGKAIWDPIDLTSRMTGIGVGIALVILTLDTMCCNLAANLVGPAYDFSSLWPKGISYKTGGLITATIAIVMMPWKILATTQGYIFTWLVGYSALLGPVAGIMMVDYFLIRGTRLAAHELFDERGAYTYTGGWNLGAVAALAVGVLPNLPGFLHTAFPASFPNVPAFFNALYTYAWFVGLVLASIVYSAWMKLHGSARASVANV, encoded by the coding sequence ATGAAGCCGACAGCGCAAGCCGCCGATGCCCAGTTGGGGGCGGCACACGGCAGCAGTCTCTATAACGACGATCTGGCGCCGACCGGCGTGGCGCAGCGCACCTGGAAGTGGTATCACTTCGTGGCGCTGTGGGTGGGCATGGTGATGAACATCGCGTCGTACATGCTGGCGGCGGGCCTGACGGAGCAGGGCATGTCGCCGTGGCAGGCGGTGCTGACGGTGCTGCTGGGCAACGCCATCGTGCTGGTGCCGATGCTGCTGATTGGCCACGCCGGGGCCAAGCACGGCATTCCGTATGCGGTGCTGGTGCGGACCTCGTTCGGCACGCAGGGGGCGAAGCTGCCGGCGCTGCTGCGCGCCATCGTCGCGTGCGGCTGGTATGGCATCCAGACCTGGCTGGGCGGCAGCGCCATCTACACGCTGGCCAACATCCTGACCGGAAATGCGCTGCAGGGCGCGCCGCTGCCGCTGCTCGACATCTCGATCGGGCAACTGGCCTGCTTCCTGCTGTTCTGGGCGCTGCAGTTGTACTTCATCGTGCATGGCACCGATTCGATCCGCTGGCTGGAGAGCTGGTCGGCGCCGATCAAGATCGTGATGTGCATTGCGCTGGTGTGGTGGGCCACGTCCCGGGCGGGCGGCGTCGGGTCGATGCTGTCGGCGCCGTCGCAGTTCGCGGCGGGCGGCAAGAAGGCGGGGCTGTTCTGGGCGACCTTCTGGCCGAGCCTGACGGCGATGGTCGGCTTCTGGGCGACGCTGGCGCTGAACATTCCGGACTTCACGCGCTTTGCCAGATCGCAGCGCGACCAGGTGGTGGGCCAGTCGATCGGGCTGCCGGTGCCGATGGCGCTGCTGTCGGTGATCTCGGTGGTGGTGACCTCGGCCACCGTGGTGATCTACGGCAAGGCGATCTGGGACCCGATCGACCTGACCAGCCGCATGACGGGCATCGGCGTGGGCATCGCGCTGGTGATCCTGACGCTGGACACCATGTGCTGCAACCTGGCCGCCAACCTGGTGGGGCCGGCCTATGACTTCTCCAGCCTGTGGCCGAAGGGCATCTCGTACAAGACCGGCGGGCTGATCACCGCGACCATCGCCATCGTGATGATGCCGTGGAAGATCCTGGCCACCACGCAGGGCTATATCTTCACGTGGCTGGTGGGCTATTCGGCGCTGCTGGGGCCGGTGGCGGGCATCATGATGGTCGATTACTTCCTCATCCGCGGCACGCGGCTCGCGGCGCACGAACTGTTCGACGAGCGCGGCGCGTACACCTACACCGGCGGCTGGAACCTCGGTGCGGTGGCGGCGCTGGCGGTGGGTGTGCTGCCGAACCTGCCGGGCTTTCTGCATACCGCGTTTCCGGCGTCGTTTCCGAATGTGCCGGCGTTCTTCAATGCGCTCTATACCTATGCGTGGTTTGTCGGGCTGGTGCTGGCATCCATCGTCTACAGCGCGTGGATGAAGCTGCACGGCAGCGCACGCGCGAGCGTTGCCAACGTCTGA
- a CDS encoding oxidative damage protection protein, which translates to MARMVHCVKLNKEAEGLDFPPLPGELGKKIWQNVSKEAWAGWLKHQTMLINENRLNMADTRARQYLLKQTEKYFFGEGADQAAGYVPPPSA; encoded by the coding sequence ATGGCCCGCATGGTCCACTGCGTCAAGCTCAACAAGGAAGCCGAAGGTCTCGACTTCCCGCCCCTGCCCGGCGAACTGGGCAAGAAGATCTGGCAAAACGTCTCGAAAGAAGCCTGGGCCGGCTGGCTCAAGCACCAGACCATGCTGATCAACGAAAACCGCCTGAACATGGCGGATACGCGCGCGCGCCAGTACCTGCTCAAGCAGACCGAGAAGTACTTCTTCGGCGAAGGCGCCGACCAGGCCGCGGGCTACGTGCCGCCGCCGTCGGCCTGA